Proteins encoded together in one Plasmodium cynomolgi strain B DNA, chromosome 9, whole genome shotgun sequence window:
- a CDS encoding myosin heavy chain subunit (putative) — MYKQKSLELRDINYVYENSWVWVNINSIKKKNGNLYKEIFEYYKNKNKIFCFFKGKVKQFVSNRDVEICISIDDNYVNFKNNINYNITENVKYLLPIDTNFGCSDNTELIYLNPPNLLENIRQRYSKAYLNEGSRDCIYTYIGYILLSVNPYENFKIYDECYMRKIKNENNLFAVPHPFSIANDAYNCMIKDKVSQSIIISGESGAGKTESSKQVLRYLTYLSACHSQEEAAGVADALEKCDYTRKGAPPGGSNQGTGNGDTGGRRAKSPEKEGKDKFNPNVRDAPKRDEINERSAKNGSVRGEKAVPLRETCLVTVSTAESTYTAESTYTTAPPYTTSSPSTAASPSSYEDKIQNSNPLLESFGNAKTIKNDNSSRFGKLMKLNYDENGRLRSASIETYLLAKSRVVDVPPREGNYHIFYSLCENSKLSDEFGLLPWYKYNYLRAQNDMNKSGNNSLNGREDSEGNEEMEDEEDTNTEGKGKKKKKSKSRNKRKKVGKLDETDREEVALDVVETGKDEDKKKRSKLKGKSGNDSHPSDDSRKENKCLYDLDAIIKCFQSIGVYEEEQKEIYKTLICILLLGNVDFVVNEEEEGGILKIKSAEVCEKLGDLLEISNDHSGNSSCGSGGANKIVEILTIKKVRDTQKNYTYQQAIYNRDVISKALYQLLFEYVIMRVNDSLNVRELSKNVMNSAKYKNIVRNYKASRNCFIISHYAGEVLYDSHDFFNKNVDILTNDIEDFLSSCNSFIRTNLLKGKKFVCGKNSTQGNHPKSSGKMVELKIQEEPKSGRRKLSVKEMISHHEIESRGVLPVHLQEDDPYMSDDDEEGGEVEGNHRQSVRNGGNSINVLTYHTGRKNKVKSIFSSFKKQLEILTNKLDKTASKFIRCIKPNEEKKAKFFNKNLVLNQLVMSGMVDVLSLMKNGYPCRVLYDDIWITYSHLLQDEMKSFLTPKMFCEIVLKFLDIHSNEYTFGKTKVFFRFGVLSTINEILNKNLEKKNKFIECVYNFWLHKRKRKILKFVLCGCRFKMLIKKMRAKRLMEHGLYYYNNFLLQKKRQSLRKILFYYFYVYKQRTYFLQLKRSSLVIQKRIRGYLARKKYLYIKRQILFIQDYYIFQGYFKQRVTASNIIRKNWLTYITKSDYHYVRMSIIKIQRAFRRYMKGKYIKYCLKVVNVKKQPKRTYSAFVKSEIGQGKKLELGVQRRAQKELAKGVKHERARDRQLGKRLCQEEDRIGSFICVERTNRRHSFAMGQKLDASSSSRSSLKRRKTWSAWESTSKCNYSRQSYRHTQPNYMNRAISNHSSSHISTGSSLKKKVTGSYTEEKPFISVGHIGINGKGQIKGRSSDIFGNASRDKGRAKNKFRFSNLSTCGDNMLAKGNGGGVGKSGSLSMGKSRMKRITYNHANLKNDFASSYKREKNKVSNFLKNTIYDRYINKYKQNYMNRQKDKKKKSIYIKNNYSNISNIYSVYRPSQEEKLAQQYDFDRTDALIIPEDFYVSESNIPEPDMMQENDENYLLLCEYLDNNLDSKIPLIELSAFKCA, encoded by the exons GTATGAGAACTCATGGGTCTGGGTTAACATCaattcgataaaaaaaaaaaatggaaatttatataaagaaatatttgaatattacaaaaataaaaataaaatattctgcttcttcaaaGGAAAAGTAAAACAATTCGTATCCAACAGGGATGTAGAAATATGCATCAGCATAGACGACAATTATGTGAACttcaaaaataacataaattataacatcacagaaaatgttaaatatttattacccATTGATACCAATTTTGGGTGTAGTGACAACACagaattaatatatttaaatccGCCCAATTTATTGGAAAATATTCGACAGAGATATAGTAAGGCGTACTTAAATGAAGGAAGCAGAGATTGTATTTATACTTACATTGGGTACATCCTGTTGTCAGTGAATCCTTATgagaattttaaaatttacgaTGAGTGTTACATGAGGAAGATTAAGAATGAGAATAATCTGTTTGCTGTTCCTCATCCTTTTTCCATTGCCAACGATGCGTACAACTGTATGATTAAGGATAAGGTGAGCCAGTCCATCATCATAAGTGGCGAAAGCGGGGCTGGCAAGACAGAGTCATCGAAGCAGGTGTTGAGGTACCTTACCTACTTGAGCGCTTGCCATTCGCAGGAGGAAGCCGCAGGAGTTGCAGACGCATTGGAAAAATGTGACTACACAAGAAAGGGAGCCCCCCCGGGCGGCAGTAACCAGGGCACGGGAAACGGCGACACTGGGGGTCGTCGCGCGAAATCGCCtgagaaggaaggaaaggacAAGTTCAACCCAAACGTTAGGGACGCCCCCAAGAGAGACGaaataaatgaaagaagCGCCAAAAATGGATCCgtaaggggggaaaaagccGTTCCGTTAAGGGAGACATGCTTAGTCACGGTTTCCACCGCCGAGTCAACGTACACTGCTGAGTCCACGTACACCACTGCCCCCCCTTACACCACTTCGTCCCCTTCCAccgctgcttccccctcctcttaTGAAGACAAAATCCAGAACAGCAACCCCCTGTTGGAATCGTTCGGAAATGCTAAGACGATCAAAAATGACAACAGCAGTAGGTTCGGAAAATTGATGAAGTTAAATTATGACGAGAATGGTAGGTTACGCTCTGCGTCCATCGAAACGTATCTCCTTGCAAAATCCAGAGTGGTTGATGTTCCCCCCAGAGAAGGGAAttaccatattttttattccttgtGTGAGAATTCCAAATTAAGTGACGAGTTCGGTCTATTGCCATGGTACAAGTATAACTATTTGAGGGCCCAAAATGATATGAACAAATCAGGAAACAATTCCCTTAATGGGAGAGAAGATTCTGAgggaaatgaagaaatggaagatgAAGAGGACACTAACACAgagggaaaagggaagaaaaagaagaagagcaAGAGCAGGAATAAGCGGAAAAAAGTGGGCAAGTTGGACGAAACGGATAGGGAGGAAGTGGCCCTGGATGTGGTCGAAACGGGAAAGgatgaagataaaaagaagagaagtAAACTTAAGGGGAAATCAGGAAACGACTCACATCCTAGTGATGACAGCAGGAAGGAGAACAAATGCTTGTACGATTTGGACGCcattataaaatgttttcaGAGCATAGGGGTGTATGAAGAGGAACAGAAGGAGATTTACAAAACGCTTATTTGCATTTTGCTCCTGGGAAATGTCGACTTTGTGGtgaatgaggaggaggaaggagggATACTTAAAATTAAGAGTGCAGAGGTGTGCGAGAAGTTGGGCGACCTGCTTGAAATTAGCAATGACCATTCGGGAAACAGCAGCTGTGGTAGCGGTGGTGCGAACAAGATCGTCGAAATTCTAACCATAAAGAAGGTGCGTGACACGCAAAAGAACTACACCTACCAGCAAGCCATCTACAACAGGGATGTCATATCGAAGGCCCTGTATCAGCTTCTGTTCGAATACGTGATCATGCGCGTTAATGACTCATTGAATGTGCGCGAG TTAAGCAAAAATGTCATGAACTCAGCcaagtacaaaaatattgtgcGAAATTACAAAGCGTCGAGGAACTGTTTCATCATTTCACACTATGCGGGAGAAGTCCTATACGACTCtcacgatttttttaacaaaaatgtagataTCCTCACAAACGATATTGAAGACTTTTTATCAAGCTGCAATTCTTTCATCAGGACGAATTTGCTTAAAGGGAAGAAATTTGTGTGTGGTAAGAATAGCACACAGGGGAATCATCCTAAGAGTAGTGGCAAAATGGTGGAGCTGAAAATTCAGGAAGAGCCAAAATcagggaggagaaaattatcTGTGAAGGAAATGATATCCCACCATGAGATTGAGTCTAGGGGAGTTCTTCCTGTACATCTCCAGGAGGATGATCCGTATATGAGTGATGACGACGAGGAAGGGGGCGAAGTAGAGGGGAATCATCGACAGAGCGTCCGCAATGGGGGGAACTCCATCAATGTTCTTACGTATCACACAGGACGAAAGAATAAAGTAAAGTCcatcttttcttcattcaaaAAACAGCTTGAAATTCTGACCAACAAGCTAGACAAAACGGCTTCGAAATTTATCAGGTGTATAAAaccaaatgaggaaaagaaggccaaattttttaataaaaatttggtgCTGAATCAGCTAGTAATGAGCGGAATGGTTGACGTCCTCAGTTTGATGAAAAATGGATACCCTTGCAGAGTGCTCTACGATGACATTTGGATTACCTACAGTCACCTTTTGCAAGACGAAATGAAGTCCTTCCTTACCCCCAAAATGTTCTGCGAAATTGTACTGAAATTTTTAGACATCCACTCTAACGAATACACATTCGGAAAAACGAAagtttttttccgctttggTGTTTTATCCAccataaatgaaatattgaataaaaatttggaaaaaaaaaataaatttatcgAATGTGTGTATAATTTCTGGCTACACaaaaggaaacgaaaaatCTTGAAATTTGTCCTCTGCGGATGTAGGtttaaaatgttaataaaaaagatgagAGCTAAACGTTTAATGGAACACGGActctattattataataattttttgctacagaaaaaaaggcaaagtcTTCGAAAAATACTGTTTTACTACTTTTATGTCTATAAACAGAGAACCTACTTCCTACAATTGAAAAGAAGCTCCCTCGTTATTCAAAAACGCATTCGGGGATATCTTgcacgcaaaaaatatttatacataaaaagacAAATACTTTTTATCCAGgattattacatatttcaAGGGTACTTTAAGCAGAGAGTTACAGCCTCAAATATTATTAGGAAAAATTGGCTCACTTATATTACCAAATCTGATTATCACTATGTCCGAATGAgcattataaaaatacagaGAGCCTTTCGAAGATACATGAAGGGGAAATATATTAAGTACTGCTTGAAAGTAGTCAATGTTAAGAAGCAGCCTAAGCGCACGTACAGTGCGTTCGTGAAGAGTGAGATCGGTCAGGGGAAGAAACTGGAATTGGGGGTACAGCGGAGGGCTCAGAAGGAACTCGCGAAAGGGGTGAAGCACGAGAGAGCTCGTGATCGACAGCTGGGGAAGCGCCTCTGCCAGGAGGAGGACCGCATAGGGTCCTTCATCTGCGTGGAGAGGACCAACCGCAGGCATTCCTTCGCG ATGGGCCAAAAATTGGACGCCTCCTCgagcagcagaagcagcctcaaaagaagaaaaacctGGAGTGCTTGGGAGAGCACCTCAAAGTGTAACTACAGCCGACAAAGCTACAGACACACTCAAccaaattatatgaatagaGCTATTTCAAACCATAGCAGTAGCCATATCAGCACAGGGAGTTCCTTGAAAAAGAAGGTCACAGGAAGTTACACGGAGGAGAAACCATTTATCAGTGTTGGACATATAGGGATTAACGGAAAGGGGCAAATAAAGGGACGTAGTAGCGACATTTTTGGTAATGCTAGTCGGGATAAGGGCAGAGCAAAAAACAAGTTTAGGTTCAGCAACCTAAGCACATGCGGTGACAACATGCTTGCGAAGGGTAACGGCGGGGGCGTCGGTAAAAGTGGCTCGCTCAGCATGG GAAAAAGCCGCATGAAAAGAATAACGTACAATCATGCGAACCTGAAAAACGACTTCGCCTCGAGCTAcaagagggagaaaaataaagtctccaattttttgaaaaacaccaTTTATGATAGATACATCAACAAGTACAAGCAGAATTACATGAACAGACAGAAggataagaagaagaaatcgatttacataaaaaacaacTACAGCAACATTAGCAACATATACAGCGTTTACAGGCCTTcacaggaggagaagctgGCTCAGCAGTATGACTTCGACCGCACGGACGCG CTCATCATTCCGGAGGACTTCTACGTGAGCGAGTCAAACATCCCCGAGCCAGACATGATGCAAGAAAATGAT GAAAATTATCTACTGTTGTGTGAATACCTGGATAACAATTTGGATTCGAAGATCCCCCTAATAGAGCTAAGTGCTTTCAAGTGCGCGTGA
- a CDS encoding hypothetical protein (putative): MYKNLIEKRELINSRNFFQIPFEKNKKESKHQQIDGLSIDKNKWVGSPSKLSSHLRAAKLVRPFMKEEKTHFIIQPKESLPEQRNTNYPPKKNSPSVEPWKEAEAVDTRVDNPAISRIGQKLSKKTYRFNHSNIHICTFKSVNDNYVRFFRRRLMKSKILALLKIQRGEEIKGIFNPFMKILLKYETPFMWKKTEISHQHKHFLGKSKERERGNAHPHQVGGTGSMTPLIKEENSSGATSNVGNLTQEGDFSSNRSVDHRDELLNRIENKTAKKQSKDAPLGERPNGHSPVTEWSTADGIVDSYLNENADFFEQNFLEQEFCVGGVSMAHDCDADPCDADPCDANPCDADPCEVDPCEADSCEVDLSLDESIKTLISNCNSIFNNHYSNPPQGDSSQANQTETTGRGTSSVKLHSQNYDEIDLLSDDWVMNLNRSQEERTLPRETNPKDEKCQLVKEERQPICDDSFVEKKHPEEEKHRNNTHNLLTTKGEKKKHVHSQRDNCNKYSVTLAQNVISPCGDSGSAYHLEEKEEKHKVLSTLKSVQESVQITAKGKDKQNGIARQANRNVRSRSRHTSTPQGNQGNQGNQGNIPNEIYVDKKNYKAEINSIKGEEHSQNGFTPNGMANNAQTSPNGEPLQGSTIKNDRLTAHKGNKEHTHLRRKKGIGTHANNSSDVFTSKNQIGGDTFQGEDPFPLPDNAPQNGKKIDNAILEDHCSDMGSSQMNQSVHEIELNLLDGHVSLHFYGENGTHVLQFSIELEVLEQNCKLFKCLSKSSGVVTNSGANMGRDVCRNAQRSSLRSAGQYCSDLPSSSAEATTRIIQKEDIIKSYCSRLSLGEQKEYIHRIISNSLSVENFTVLFTLLKMKNKMNILLLQINKITDEIKKLLIMIEKKLEEIESLTPQLEFLRNVKKEAKVTVIQNCMNFFLRITNIYSNICTLVKTQNAIFSHFKFNNEIINSYLFFVKKFSIYISSSVVEIQTFYVQIKNMQNEEADQNCLNRQEKSTLTKIHNKLKNHLSIHYRKIFIFKQILDIYLIELNNFKKYQKDYMISKINILINSKCPYDLLLFSILVKSKSLCEISVKKICYNFDITNFQTNKKIYALFLNRKIKNNILKKIKTTVGENAYIMLKSIFFYNELNGLMKNALRNGGFKAERHLSEQGEETMEGNSSDERSMESPQEKGKSPRNLIDTHDAWNNPCGGKTGKAEKGNAPTGGEDNQKGAYEKHDGGVSPTGRNQPSVSNCELVEESNKSVPSNVTTNSLSTCSSLNDCEDSMYLQNIDKILKTNNALTLVKNIRRSLDIGNLSTSNSCSGKNKKETDKSKCSEGKKSKFSFSSTVQAHLSRSPPKNEENCIKLNSARKKKNVVNEIQQLRKVFKTYERGRKAKEEKEPTRKKSSIENEAWKTHPNGRGVLPPSDRRPCCKYKSSVIDQTNSPEQSGNREQNTLYNKKEKKKRKILENIEKIKEIEKNYKQLQEIQRQEKFKKKLNEWKLKKITKRNNINLLKIRGLKNKKKDLFTSFVKKDINGIGTVIRCKINGGRGISADINRHICTGAYPLDVPSNHTGCSNTEGSHRGSSNTEGSHRESSHTESGSSHLISEGGGKSVKAILDILKNSTPACRKMGKTNPPFGDLNGEKGAPTTHKELPLYDHLTKFDDYTFDRNHLNGSDKNRHNGILNYEEVQKDVIKTDNTSEGVANPVDDKIITNDKTIINDKTGRNLKKGNRNCEDEATLDNEKNKEYILHQTEEHFTDSFFNKKLYEPSPSETHFFTAIEDENEHTDIILSPRQSKNEPKRSTLGVSNKNIKYKLSDYTQKWNKTERIPSVCITKGEFPPSVKKGVPRRKGTKGSHNVYYTDQRSEMSREGNYFPIQEDEDARVDEMANETSNEWLIRRKKKTLHHIGRGKNNAPFGHTTLFPIEVKHKMNSKMVSCGKKKPSDGLHSGGIYKTKESIERRRRIDNYAKALRTLGLLKNIEISLKNIKNVPSKVKRKNIIEFLRRRQREEMASNHLIYKDGYVYLKKNLSSKF, from the exons atgtacaaaaatttgatagAAAAAAGAGAGCTAATTAACtctcgaaatttttttcaaattccatttgagaaaaacaaaaaggagagtaaaCATCAACAGATTGATGGTCTCTCAATtgacaaaaacaaatgggtTGGTTCACCTTCAAAATTGAGCAGCCATCTCCGTGCAGCCAAACTTGTTAGACCATTtatgaaagaagaaaaaacccATTTTATCATCCAACCCAAAGAATCTCTACCTGAACAGAGGAACACAAATTATCCACCTAAAAAGAACAGCCCATCAGTAGAACCCTGGAAGGAGGCTGAAGCTGTGGATACACGTGTAGACAATCCAGCCATAAGCCGAATTGGCCAGAagttatcaaaaaaaacgtaCCGATTTAATCATAGTAACATCCATATTTGCACCTTTAAAAGTGTTAATGATAACTATGTTAGGTTTTTTAGGAGAAGATTAATGAAGAGTAAAATTCTTGCACTGCTAAAGATACAAAgaggggaagaaataaaaggaattttCAACCCGTTcatgaaaattttgttgaAATATGAAACTCCCTTCATGTGGAAAAAGACGGAAATTTCTCACCAACACAAGCACTTCTTGGGAAAGTCCAAAGAGAGAGAAAGGGGTAATGCCCACCCACACCAAGTAGGTGGAACTGGATCGATGACTCCTTTGATAAAGGAGGAAAACTCAAGTGGGGCCACTTCCAATGTGGGTAATTTAACTCAGGAAGGAGACTTCAGTTCGAATCGGAGTGTTGACCATAGAGATGAACTTTTAAATCGAATCGAAAACAAAACAGCGAAGAAACAATCAAAGGACGCACCCCTGGGGGAACGACCAAATGGTCATTCGCCAGTGACAGAGTGGTCGACTGCCGATGGCATCGTCGATTCTTACCTGAACGAAAACGCGGATTTTTTTGAGCAGAACTTTCTGGAACAGGAATTTTGCGTGGGGGGCGTTTCAATGGCGCACGATTGTGATGCCGATCCGTGTGATGCTGATCCGTGTGATGCCAACCCGTGTGATGCCGATCCGTGTGAGGTGGACCCCTGTGAGGCGGACTCCTGTGAGGTTGACCTTTCCCTGGACGAATCCATAAAAACCCTGATAAGCAACTGCAACAGTATTTTTAACAACCACTACAGCAACCCCCCGCAGGGAGATTCTTCCCAAGCGAATCAGACAGAGACCACAGGGAGGGGAACCTCCTCCGTCAAACTCCACTCACAGAACTACGACGAAATTGACCTCCTTAGTGACGATTGGGTTATGAACCTAAATCGTAGCCAAGAAGAAAGAACCCTTCCGAGGGAAACAAATCcaaaagatgaaaaatgcCAACTGGTAAAAGAAGAGAGGCAACCAATTTGTGACGACTCCTTCGTTGAGAAAAAGCACcctgaggaagaaaaacacagGAACAACACTCAC AATCTTTTAACCAcgaaaggtgaaaaaaaaaaacatgtacaCAGCCAAAGGGATAATTGTAACAAATATTCTGTGACTCTGGCGCAGAATGTCATTTCTCCCTGTGGGGACTCAGGAAGTGCCTACCATTTGGAAGAGAAAGAGGAGAAACATAAGGTTTTGTCCACCCTTAAGAGCGTTCAGGAGAGTGTCCAAATAacagcaaaagggaaagacaAACAGAACGGTATTGCCCGTCAGGCAAATCGCAACGTACGAAGTCGAAGTAGACACACAAGCACCCCCCAAGGGAACCAAGGGAACCAAGGGAACCAAGGGAACATTCCAAATGAGATATatgttgataaaaaaaattacaaagcGGAAATAAATTCCATTAAAGGAGAGGAACATTCCCAAAATGGCTTCACTCCAAACGGGATGGCAAATAATGCACAGACTTCACCTAATGGTGAGCCACTCCAAGGGAGTACCATAAAAAATGACCGTCTCACTGCTCATAAGGGTAATAAGGAGCACACTCATTTGAGACGAAAAAAGGGTATCGGCACACACGCCAACAACTCCAGTGATGTCTTCACCTCGAAAAATCAAATAGGTGGAGACACTTTCCAGGGAGAAGATCCATTCCCACTCCCTGATAACGccccacaaaatgggaaaaaaattgataacgCCATTTTGGAGGACCACTGTAGCGACATGGGTTCATCCCAAATGAATCAATCAGTGCATGAAATAGAGTTGAACCTGTTGGATGGGCATGTCtctctacatttttatggaGAAAATGGAACCCACGTCCTTCAATTTAGCATCGAATTGGAGGTACTCGAACAGAACTGCAAACTGTTTAAATGTTTAAGTAAAAGTTCAGGGGTAGTCACCAATTCGGGCGCAAACATGGGACGAGATGTCTGCAGAAATGCCCAAAGAAGTTCCCTGCGAAGTGCAGGCCAATATTGCAGTGATCTCCCAAGCAGCTCCGCCGAAGCGACCACTCGCATTATCCAAAAGGAAGATATCATAAAAAGTTACTGCAGCCGCCTGTCGTTGGGAGAGCAGAAGGAATACATTCACCGCATCATCAGCAACTCACTGAGCGTGGAAAATTTCACGGTCCTATTTACACTcctaaaaatgaaaaacaaaatgaacattcTGCTACTccaaattaacaaaataacagacgaaataaaaaaacttctcataatgatagaaaaaaaactagaaGAAATAGAGAGCCTTACACCCCAATTGGAATTTTTaaggaatgtaaaaaaagaggcaaaagtTACAGTCATACAAAACTGCATGAACTTCTTCCTACGCATAACTAATATATACAGCAATATTTGCACTTTGGTAAAAACACagaatgccattttttcacatttcaaATTTAACAACGAAATTATCAacagttatttattttttgtaaaaaaattctccatCTATATATCCAGCAGTGTAGTCGAAATACAAACTTTTTATgtccaaataaaaaacatgcaaaatgaagaagcagacCAAAATTGCCTGAACAGGCAAGAAAAATCCACACTCACAAAAATCCACAACAAGTTAAAAAATCACTTAAGTATTCACTacaggaaaatatttatctttaaacaaatattagacatatatttaatcgaattgaacaattttaaaaagtaccaAAAAGATTACATGATtagcaaaataaacattttaattaattccaAATGTCCATATGatctgctccttttttccatcctcgTTAAATCGAAAAGTCTCTGTGAAATAAGTGTCAAGAAAATATGCTACAATTTTGACATTACTAATTTTcagacaaataaaaaaatctacGCACTATTtttgaacagaaaaattaaaaataacattttgaaaaagatTAAAACAACCGTTGGGGAAAATGCTTACATTATgttaaaaagtatttttttctacaatgAGCTAAATGGCCTTATGAAAAATGCTTTACGTAATGGCGGCTTCAAAGCAGAACGACACCTCAGCGAGCAGGGTGAAGAAACAATGGAGGGAAACTCCTCGGACGAACGTTCTATGGAGTCTCCCCAAGAGAAGGGAAAATCGCCTCGTAATTTAATCGACACGCATGATGCCTGGAATAATCCTTGTGGTGGCAAAACTGGGAAGGCTGAAAAGGGGAACGCACCCACAGGGGGAGAAGATAATCAGAAAGGGGCATACGAGAAACATGACGGAGGTGTAAGTCCAACCGGAAGGAACCAACCAAGCGTGAGCAACTGCGAACTGGTGGAAGAATCTAATAAAAGCGTCCCGTCTAATGTCACAACGAACAGTCTGTCCACCTGCTCTTCCCTAAACGACTGCGAAGATTCCATGTATTTACAAAACAtcgacaaaattttaaaaacgaaCAATGCCCTAActttagtaaaaaatattagacGTTCCCTAGATATAGGCAATCTCTCCACATCAAACAGCTGCTcggggaagaacaaaaaagagacaGACAAAAGCAAATGCAGTGAGGGAAAGAAATCGaaattttccttctcttccaCTGTTCAGGCGCATTTAAGCAGATCacccccaaaaaatgaagaaaattgcATCAAATTAAACAGCGccaggaaaaagaaaaacgtggTAAATGAAATTCAGCAACTGAGGAAGGTCTTCAAAACGTACGAGCGAGGGaggaaagcaaaagaagaaaaagaacccacaagaaaaaaaagctccATCGAAAATGAGGCCTGGAAAACCCATCCAAATGGAAGAGGCGTGCTACCCCCAAGTGACAGACGCCCATGCTGTAAATACAAGTCCTCAGTGATCGACCAAACAAATTCCCCTGAACAGTCAGGCAACAGGGAGCAAAACACATTAtacaacaaaaaggaaaagaaaaaaagaaaaatccttgagaacattgaaaaaataaaagaaatagaaaaaaattataaacaacTCCAAGAAATTCAAAGGcaagaaaaattcaaaaaaaaactcaacgAATggaaactgaaaaaaattacaaaaaggaacaacatAAACCTGCTAAAAATTAGGGgactaaaaaataaaaaaaaagatttgtTTACCTCGTTCGTTAAGAAGGACATTAACGGGATAGGCACCGTGATCAGGTGTAAGATAAACGGCGGGCGGGGCATCAGCGCGGATATCAACCGGCACATCTGCACGGGTGCATACCCCTTGGACGTTCCTAGCAACCATACGGGATGCAGCAACACGGAAGGCAGCCACAGGGGAAGCAGCAATACGGAAGGCAGCCACAGGGAAAGCAGTCATACGGAAAGCGGTTCGTCACATCTTATTtccgagggggggggaaaaagcgTAAAGGCCATTCTggacattttgaaaaattccaCCCCCGCATGCAGGAAGATGGGAAAAACGaaccccccttttggagaCTTAAATGGAGAGAAGGGCGCTCCTACTACGCACAAAGAATTGCCCTTATATGACCACTTAACCAAATTTGATGATTACACGTTTGACAGAAATCACCTGAACGGTTCAGACAAAAACAGACATAATggaattttaaattatgaagaAGTCCAAAAGGATGTCATAAAAACTGATAACACATCAGAAGGAGTGGCAAACCCAGTGGAcgataaaattattacaaacGATAAAACTATTATAAACGATAAAACAGGgaggaatttaaaaaaggggaacagaaATTGTGAAGATGAAGCTACCCTCGATAATGAGAAGAACAAAGAGTATATTCTTCACCAAACGGAGGAGCATTTCActgattccttttttaacaaaaaattatatgaaccATCCCCATCGGAGACGCATTTTTTTACCGCAATAGAGGACGAAAATGAGCACACGGATATCATCCTTTCCCCTAGGCAGAGCAAAAACGAACCAAAAAGAAGCACTTTGGGTGtgtcaaataaaaatataaagtatAAGCTATCAGACTACACGCAGAAATGGAACAAAACGGAGAGGATCCCTTCTGTATGCATCACGAAAGGGGAATTTCCCCCCAGTGTGAAGAAAGGTGTACCACGAAGGAAAGGCACAAAAGGGAGTCACAATGTTTACTATACAGATCAGCGAAGTGAAATGTCAAGGGAAGGAAATTACTTTCCAATACAGGAAGATGAAGACGCACGTGTGGACGAAATGGCTAATGAGACATCAAACGAATGGCTcatcagaagaaaaaaaaaaacacttcaTCATATTGGACGTGGGAAGAATAATGCCCCATTTGGACACACGACACTGTTCCCCATCGAAGTGAAGCACAAAATGAATTCCAAAATGGTCAGTTGCGGAAAGAAAAAACCAAGCGACGGCTTGCACAGCGGGGGGATTTACAAAACGAAAGAATCGATAGAAAGACGACGGAGAATCGATAACTATGCAAAGGCTCTGAGAACATTAGGcctgttaaaaaatattgaaatttcgctaaaaaatattaaaaatgtaccaaGTAAagttaaaaggaaaaatattattgaaTTCCTCAGACGGAGACAACGTGAAGAAATGGCATCGAACCATTTGATTTACAAGGATGGGTAcgtttatttgaaaaaaaatttgtcctCGAAATTTTAA